A stretch of the Massilia sp. W12 genome encodes the following:
- a CDS encoding DNA internalization-related competence protein ComEC/Rec2 — translation MRSFCAGFLLGVCGLQQLARLPSWGQTALYGGALLGLALACVWLARRLRARRQLARAAMLCAAASLLAGGLGGWVWAAYCAQERLQARLGAQWERRDVVLSGVISSLPHQTPLGLQFIFTPDPGQVLSPQQRLYLGWHKEESSDRAPVAHAAERWRFCLRIGAPHGHANPAGFDYEAWAFAQNLQGGGQVVPARKSAPDCQPQRLAAQAGGPGARLARWREDLRSRILQALPGAPYAGVLVALVIGEQRAIAHSDWQLFNAAGIGHLLSISGLHITMLAALCGALAGWLWRHSFFTRASLPLYWPAPYVAAVCGCLAAAGYVLLAGAEAPALRTLYMLIAATLCRMLWRNLPISVVLAWALLAVLLPDPWAVLSAGFWLSFGAVALLLYAGSGRRRDAQERLTEMASWRRQAWVRLRQEARAQGAVTFGLLPLSVLLFAQISLLSPFANALAIPLISLGVTPLALLGAASLTFLPEACGAALLQAAHWLLQALAALVAQMHSVLPPWRLPQAGWPAFACASVGLLFLFLPLWRARLCALAAMLPLVLQPAAHPAPGALWLTALDVGQGTALLIETERHRMLYDSGPAYPSGSDAGQQILLPYLQARGISALDGMMISHADADHAGGAASLMQGVRLGWWRSSLDPQHALRQSAAAQALPHIPCRAGQEWEWDGWRFAILHPDPTFANASRSNARSCVLKISHAQAPALLLAGDIEAAQEAHLLARGAPLRAAILLAPHHGSGTSSSVPFLQAVQPELALFQVGWHNRYRHPRADVWQRYAELGIWRARTDREGALLLQLDAAGWRMHSQRASRQRYWQTPMTPE, via the coding sequence ATGCGCAGTTTTTGCGCCGGATTTTTGCTTGGGGTCTGTGGTTTGCAACAGTTGGCGCGGCTGCCATCCTGGGGCCAGACTGCGCTGTATGGCGGCGCGCTGCTGGGGCTGGCCCTGGCCTGCGTCTGGCTGGCGCGGCGTCTGCGCGCGCGCCGGCAGTTGGCCCGCGCCGCCATGCTGTGCGCCGCCGCCTCTCTGCTGGCCGGCGGCCTGGGCGGTTGGGTCTGGGCCGCATATTGTGCGCAAGAGCGGCTGCAAGCGCGCCTTGGCGCACAATGGGAGCGGCGCGATGTGGTGTTAAGCGGCGTGATCAGCAGCCTGCCGCATCAAACCCCGCTGGGCCTGCAATTCATTTTCACGCCCGATCCGGGACAAGTCCTCAGTCCGCAGCAACGCCTGTATCTGGGCTGGCATAAAGAAGAAAGCAGCGATCGCGCGCCAGTGGCGCATGCGGCGGAACGCTGGCGCTTTTGTCTGCGCATCGGCGCTCCGCATGGGCACGCCAATCCTGCTGGTTTTGATTATGAAGCTTGGGCTTTTGCGCAAAATCTGCAGGGCGGCGGGCAGGTTGTGCCGGCGCGCAAAAGCGCGCCCGATTGCCAGCCGCAACGCCTGGCGGCGCAGGCCGGCGGCCCGGGGGCGCGTCTGGCGCGCTGGCGCGAAGACTTGCGCAGCCGCATCTTGCAGGCGCTGCCCGGCGCGCCCTATGCCGGGGTGCTGGTGGCGCTGGTGATTGGCGAGCAGCGCGCGATTGCGCATAGCGACTGGCAGCTGTTTAATGCCGCCGGCATCGGCCATTTGCTTTCCATCTCCGGCTTGCATATCACGATGTTGGCGGCCTTGTGCGGCGCACTGGCCGGCTGGCTCTGGCGGCATTCTTTTTTCACCCGCGCCAGTCTGCCGCTGTACTGGCCGGCGCCGTATGTGGCCGCCGTTTGCGGCTGTCTGGCGGCGGCCGGCTATGTCTTGCTGGCCGGGGCCGAAGCGCCCGCTTTGCGCACCTTGTATATGCTGATTGCTGCCACCCTGTGCCGCATGCTGTGGCGCAATCTGCCCATTTCCGTGGTCTTGGCCTGGGCCTTGCTGGCGGTTTTGCTGCCCGATCCCTGGGCGGTGCTGTCTGCCGGTTTTTGGCTCTCTTTCGGCGCGGTCGCGCTGCTGCTGTATGCCGGCAGTGGCCGCCGGCGCGATGCGCAAGAGCGGCTGACTGAAATGGCCAGCTGGCGCCGTCAGGCCTGGGTGCGGCTGCGCCAAGAGGCGCGCGCGCAAGGCGCGGTGACTTTCGGCTTGCTGCCGCTTAGCGTCTTGCTGTTTGCCCAGATTTCTTTGCTCAGTCCCTTCGCCAATGCGCTGGCGATTCCACTCATCAGCCTGGGCGTGACGCCGCTGGCGCTGCTGGGGGCGGCCAGCCTGACTTTCCTGCCGGAGGCATGCGGCGCGGCCTTGCTGCAAGCCGCACACTGGCTGCTGCAAGCACTGGCCGCGCTGGTGGCGCAGATGCACAGCGTGTTGCCGCCCTGGCGCCTGCCGCAAGCCGGCTGGCCTGCCTTCGCCTGCGCCAGCGTGGGGTTGCTGTTCCTGTTTTTGCCGCTCTGGCGCGCCCGTCTGTGCGCGCTGGCGGCGATGTTGCCGCTGGTATTGCAGCCAGCCGCCCATCCCGCCCCCGGCGCGCTCTGGCTCACTGCGCTGGATGTGGGGCAGGGCACTGCGCTCCTGATCGAAACTGAGCGCCACAGAATGTTATATGACAGCGGCCCGGCCTATCCTTCAGGCAGCGATGCCGGACAGCAAATTCTTTTGCCCTATCTGCAGGCGCGCGGCATCAGCGCGCTCGATGGCATGATGATCAGCCATGCCGACGCCGACCATGCCGGCGGGGCCGCCAGTCTGATGCAGGGCGTGCGCCTTGGCTGGTGGCGCTCCAGCCTGGATCCGCAGCACGCTTTGCGGCAAAGCGCGGCGGCCCAGGCGCTGCCGCACATTCCCTGCCGCGCCGGCCAGGAATGGGAATGGGATGGCTGGCGCTTTGCCATCTTGCATCCCGATCCGACATTCGCCAACGCCAGCCGCAGCAATGCGCGCAGCTGCGTTTTGAAAATCAGCCACGCGCAGGCGCCGGCGCTGTTGCTGGCCGGCGATATCGAGGCGGCGCAGGAAGCGCATTTGCTGGCCAGGGGCGCTCCGCTGCGCGCCGCCATCCTGCTGGCGCCGCATCATGGCAGCGGCACTTCATCCAGTGTGCCGTTTTTGCAAGCGGTGCAGCCGGAATTGGCATTGTTTCAAGTTGGCTGGCATAACCGCTACCGCCATCCGCGCGCCGATGTCTGGCAGCGCTATGCGGAATTGGGCATATGGCGCGCGCGCACCGATCGCGAAGGCGCGCTGCTGCTCCAGCTTGACGCCGCCGGCTGGCGCATGCACAGCCAGCGCGCCAGCCGCCAGCGCTATTGGCAAACGCCGATGACGCCGGAATAA
- a CDS encoding agglutinin biogenesis protein MshI, giving the protein MAIGFAADAVRAACIKRIPGHKPKVRLVQTVEFEGGSARPVREARAAALEELTRQLQIERHHCTSLLANGEYQILLLDAPQVQAEELKGALRWRLKDMIDYPVDMATFDLLPLPQDKQGGERAQVFVVAARNTLITEHQNLFVQAKTGLRTIDIPELAQRNLAALVEPQGSALALLSFDDEGGLLTISHGGDLYLTRRIDVRLYTLEHRDSEERAAILERITLELQRSLDHFDRQYHFMNLSRLMLAPLPEAGQSLFNYLASNLYLPVEWLDLQDILDCGHVPSLKDAAMQQRYFQVLGAALRLEEGTD; this is encoded by the coding sequence ATGGCGATAGGCTTCGCCGCCGACGCCGTGCGCGCCGCCTGCATTAAGCGGATACCGGGACATAAGCCCAAGGTCAGGCTGGTGCAAACCGTCGAATTTGAAGGCGGCAGCGCGCGCCCGGTGCGCGAAGCGCGCGCCGCCGCGCTGGAAGAATTGACGCGCCAATTGCAAATCGAGCGTCATCACTGCACCAGTCTGCTGGCCAATGGCGAATACCAGATCCTGCTGCTGGATGCGCCGCAAGTGCAGGCCGAAGAATTGAAAGGCGCCTTGCGCTGGCGCTTGAAAGACATGATTGATTATCCGGTCGATATGGCCACCTTCGACCTCTTGCCGCTGCCGCAGGATAAACAGGGCGGCGAACGCGCCCAGGTGTTTGTGGTGGCCGCGCGCAACACCCTGATCACCGAGCATCAAAACCTCTTCGTGCAAGCGAAAACCGGCTTGCGCACGATCGACATTCCCGAATTGGCGCAACGCAACCTGGCGGCTCTGGTCGAACCGCAGGGAAGCGCGCTGGCCTTGCTTTCTTTTGATGATGAGGGCGGCTTGCTGACCATCAGCCATGGCGGCGATTTGTATTTGACGCGCCGCATCGATGTCCGCCTGTACACCCTGGAACACCGCGACAGCGAAGAGCGCGCCGCCATCCTGGAGCGCATCACACTCGAATTGCAACGCTCGCTGGACCATTTCGACCGCCAATACCACTTCATGAATCTGTCCCGGCTCATGCTTGCGCCCTTGCCGGAAGCAGGGCAAAGCCTGTTTAACTATCTGGCGAGCAATCTGTATCTGCCGGTCGAGTGGCTGGATTTGCAAGATATTCTGGATTGCGGCCATGTGCCCTCATTGAAAGACGCTGCTATGCAACAACGCTATTTCCAAGTGCTGGGCGCTGCCTTGCGCCTGGAGGAGGGCACGGACTGA
- a CDS encoding MSHA biogenesis protein MshK produces the protein MADIMKSWRLSCLCLLLCAAGQAAAQSEVLPDPTRPPPQFQSGKADASPGAAEQDGLRLESVLRAPGRELVIINGQTYRVGQMVQDAKLLQIHEQQVVLLRGNQKVLLNMYPDVQKIAAGSGKRKTTDAKRAPAQSQSVKSE, from the coding sequence ATGGCTGACATTATGAAATCCTGGCGCCTGTCCTGTCTGTGCCTGCTGCTTTGCGCGGCGGGACAGGCAGCCGCCCAAAGCGAGGTCTTGCCCGACCCGACCCGGCCACCGCCGCAGTTTCAGTCCGGCAAGGCGGACGCCAGCCCCGGCGCTGCAGAGCAGGACGGCTTGCGCCTGGAATCGGTCTTGCGCGCGCCGGGCCGCGAATTGGTCATCATCAACGGCCAGACCTATCGCGTGGGCCAGATGGTGCAAGACGCCAAGCTGCTGCAGATCCATGAACAACAAGTGGTTTTATTGCGCGGCAATCAGAAAGTGCTGCTGAATATGTATCCGGATGTGCAAAAAATCGCAGCCGGCTCCGGTAAGCGCAAAACCACCGATGCAAAACGCGCACCAGCGCAATCCCAATCAGTCAAGAGTGAGTAA
- a CDS encoding secretin N-terminal domain-containing protein → MRAGVFCLAGLFLAACSSPAARREAYDAARAELKAEMSQMAAQLALAQEKAKQEQDAVSKALLPPVAGMAARAPREERFSLALNNVPAQQFFNAVVAGSRYNMLVHPDVAGNLSANLKDVTLFEALDAIREVYGYDYKVEGNRIYIKPLTMQTRIFQVNYLNHARLGASDLRVANGSVSDAINNSSNNNNNNSTNNNNSNANNSNNSNNNNNGGSQRSSVESSRVSTATVADFWSELKFTLQAIISTRGEGRSVTISPQSGVVVVRAMPDELRSVEEYLKATQLSVERQVILEAKILEVQLNDGYQSGINWSAFTSLGGKHDNRFSAGLISPGSTIGTLGTGAQSSSGDMGLTVSMPGSIPGGGMASPTTALGSLFGIAFQTNNFGALISFLESQGTVHVLSSPRIATLNNQKAVLKIGTDEFFVTGVTPSVTNTNTNGSTVTNPPSVTLTPFFSGVVLDVTPQIDDRGNVTLHVHPAVSQVSNVNKTVNLGSSGVFTLPLATSSTSETDSVVRGQDGQIIAIGGLMRQSAVYERDQLPGSDKLGPLSGAFGNTRQSTAKRELVILIKPSIVKNGEAFSRDLQQSIDKLERMGQTPAKAGS, encoded by the coding sequence ATGCGTGCCGGCGTCTTCTGCCTGGCCGGGCTGTTTCTGGCCGCTTGCAGCTCGCCGGCGGCGCGGCGCGAAGCCTACGACGCCGCGCGCGCCGAATTGAAAGCCGAAATGAGCCAGATGGCCGCGCAACTCGCGCTGGCCCAGGAAAAAGCCAAACAGGAACAGGATGCAGTCAGCAAGGCGCTGCTGCCGCCAGTGGCCGGGATGGCGGCGCGCGCCCCGCGTGAAGAGCGTTTTTCGCTGGCCTTGAACAATGTGCCGGCGCAACAGTTTTTCAATGCCGTGGTGGCCGGCTCCCGCTACAACATGCTGGTGCACCCGGATGTGGCGGGCAATCTGTCGGCCAATCTGAAAGATGTGACCCTGTTTGAAGCGCTCGATGCGATTCGCGAAGTGTATGGCTATGACTATAAAGTCGAAGGCAACCGGATTTACATCAAGCCGCTGACCATGCAAACCCGCATTTTCCAGGTGAATTATTTAAACCATGCGCGCCTGGGCGCTTCCGATTTGCGCGTGGCGAATGGCTCAGTGTCGGATGCGATCAATAACAGCTCCAACAATAACAACAATAACAGCACAAATAACAACAACAGCAACGCCAATAACAGCAATAACAGCAACAACAATAATAACGGCGGCAGCCAGCGCAGCTCGGTCGAAAGCAGCCGCGTCAGCACCGCCACCGTGGCCGATTTCTGGAGCGAACTCAAGTTCACCCTGCAAGCGATTATCTCGACCCGGGGTGAAGGCCGCAGCGTCACCATCAGCCCGCAATCCGGGGTGGTGGTGGTGCGCGCCATGCCGGATGAGTTGCGCAGCGTGGAAGAATATTTGAAAGCCACCCAGCTCTCAGTCGAGCGCCAGGTGATTTTGGAAGCCAAGATTTTAGAAGTGCAATTAAACGACGGCTATCAAAGCGGAATTAACTGGTCAGCTTTCACCAGCCTGGGCGGTAAACATGACAACCGCTTCAGCGCCGGCTTAATCTCGCCCGGCAGCACCATCGGCACACTGGGCACAGGCGCGCAGAGCAGCAGCGGCGATATGGGACTGACCGTCAGCATGCCAGGCAGCATTCCCGGCGGCGGCATGGCCAGCCCCACCACGGCGCTGGGCAGCCTGTTCGGGATTGCGTTTCAAACCAATAACTTTGGCGCCCTGATTTCCTTTTTAGAATCGCAAGGCACGGTGCATGTGCTGTCCAGCCCGCGCATCGCCACCCTGAACAATCAAAAAGCGGTGCTGAAAATCGGCACCGATGAATTTTTCGTCACCGGCGTCACGCCCAGCGTGACCAATACCAACACCAATGGCAGCACCGTCACCAATCCGCCTTCTGTCACCCTGACCCCGTTCTTCTCCGGCGTGGTGTTGGATGTCACGCCGCAAATTGATGATCGCGGCAATGTCACCCTGCATGTGCATCCGGCGGTGAGCCAGGTCAGCAATGTGAATAAAACCGTGAATCTGGGTTCCAGCGGCGTCTTCACGCTGCCGCTGGCCACCTCGTCCACCTCGGAAACCGATAGCGTGGTGCGCGGTCAGGATGGGCAAATCATCGCCATCGGCGGCTTGATGCGCCAGTCCGCCGTGTATGAGCGCGACCAGTTGCCGGGTTCCGACAAGCTGGGGCCGCTGAGCGGAGCCTTTGGTAATACGCGCCAGAGCACGGCCAAGCGCGAGCTGGTGATTTTGATCAAACCCAGCATTGTTAAAAACGGCGAAGCCTTTTCGCGCGACTTGCAGCAAAGCATAGACAAGCTCGAACGTATGGGACAGACGCCGGCCAAAGCTGGTTCCTGA
- a CDS encoding AAA family ATPase, translating to MYLAHFGLQEMPFGITPDTAFFYPGSSAQQALNTLLVACDAGEGFVKITGEVGAGKTLLCRKLLSLLQAPQHSQYCTAYIPNPMMDPRSLLFALADEIGLQLPERADQHLLFKAINSHLLKLGAQGKRLLLCMDEAQSMPLPTLEALRLLSNLETEKRKLLQIVLFGQPELEHKLARREIRQLTQRISFQYHLQAMPRDEMRAYLAHRIAHAGGNPHLMQSGAADAIWRASRGIARVANLLAHKSLLAAYGMGAPQVQKQHVRRAVADTPASHSFWPRAWLRWI from the coding sequence ATGTATCTGGCGCATTTCGGCTTGCAGGAAATGCCGTTCGGGATCACCCCGGACACCGCTTTTTTTTACCCCGGCAGCAGCGCCCAGCAAGCTTTGAACACCTTGCTGGTGGCGTGCGATGCGGGCGAGGGTTTTGTCAAAATCACAGGCGAAGTCGGGGCCGGCAAAACCCTCTTGTGCCGCAAATTGCTGTCCCTGCTGCAAGCCCCGCAACACAGCCAGTATTGCACCGCGTATATTCCGAATCCGATGATGGACCCGCGCAGCCTCTTGTTTGCGCTGGCGGATGAAATCGGCCTGCAACTGCCGGAGCGCGCCGATCAGCATCTCTTATTCAAAGCCATTAACAGCCATCTGCTCAAATTGGGGGCGCAGGGCAAGCGCCTCTTGCTGTGCATGGACGAGGCGCAAAGCATGCCGCTGCCCACGCTGGAAGCGCTGCGCCTGTTGTCCAATCTGGAAACCGAAAAACGCAAGCTGTTGCAAATCGTGCTGTTTGGCCAGCCCGAGCTGGAACACAAGCTGGCGCGGCGCGAGATCCGCCAGCTGACCCAGCGCATCAGTTTTCAATATCATTTGCAAGCCATGCCGCGCGATGAAATGCGCGCCTATCTGGCGCACCGCATCGCGCACGCCGGCGGCAATCCACACCTGATGCAAAGCGGGGCCGCCGACGCGATCTGGCGCGCCAGTCGCGGCATTGCGCGCGTGGCCAATCTGTTGGCGCATAAAAGCCTGCTGGCGGCGTATGGCATGGGCGCGCCACAGGTGCAAAAACAACATGTGCGGCGTGCTGTGGCCGACACCCCGGCCAGCCATAGTTTCTGGCCGCGCGCCTGGTTGAGGTGGATATGA
- a CDS encoding tetratricopeptide repeat protein, whose translation MSLINQMLQDLDARKQSAQSAASAPAAAWQAAHAVRQSRWRALRRSLAPILLPFLCLLLFAALAAYWLFAARHAAAPAPVANVASSAPRAGPAAAAPAAQESASAPARSSLAGLLDGLPGAAILGQPQERELPQEVAAPLVQGLKLDMQLKTAQAASDKREDAPAAQADKSAPKASAQSAGSMQILPASDSNRAEAEYRKATQLQQNGKSLEALAALESALLIDKRHSAARLSLASILSAQGRPEDALKRLQHGLAIDPGNTAYTMLAARIKAESGQLAQAIDSLYGSLPLAVRDPEYQGLLAALLQKDRRHKDAIEHFFAALQARPDYGVWWMGLGISLQAEGLLAQARDAYLKARGSQGMSPQLLTFIDQRLLQIVQATGKPLPEHGGQ comes from the coding sequence ATGAGTTTGATCAATCAAATGCTGCAGGATCTGGATGCGCGCAAGCAGTCCGCCCAATCTGCCGCCAGCGCGCCGGCGGCGGCCTGGCAGGCCGCGCATGCGGTGCGCCAATCGCGCTGGCGCGCCCTGCGGCGCAGTCTGGCCCCCATCTTGCTGCCATTCCTGTGCCTGCTGCTGTTTGCCGCGCTGGCCGCATACTGGCTGTTTGCCGCACGCCATGCCGCAGCGCCGGCGCCGGTGGCAAATGTGGCGTCCAGCGCACCCCGGGCGGGGCCTGCCGCAGCGGCCCCGGCGGCGCAAGAAAGCGCGAGCGCGCCGGCGCGCAGCAGTCTGGCCGGATTGTTGGACGGCCTGCCCGGCGCCGCCATCTTAGGCCAGCCGCAAGAACGCGAATTGCCGCAGGAAGTCGCCGCCCCGCTGGTGCAGGGTTTGAAACTGGATATGCAACTCAAAACCGCCCAGGCCGCCAGCGACAAGCGCGAAGACGCGCCCGCCGCCCAGGCGGATAAAAGCGCGCCGAAAGCGTCCGCGCAAAGCGCCGGCAGCATGCAAATTCTGCCGGCCTCAGACAGCAACCGCGCCGAAGCGGAATACCGCAAAGCCACGCAATTACAGCAAAACGGCAAATCGCTGGAAGCGCTGGCGGCGCTGGAATCGGCCTTGCTGATTGACAAACGCCACAGCGCAGCACGCCTGTCCTTAGCCTCGATCTTGAGCGCGCAGGGACGGCCTGAAGATGCCCTCAAGCGCCTGCAACACGGTTTGGCCATCGACCCCGGCAACACCGCTTACACCATGCTGGCGGCGCGCATCAAAGCCGAGAGCGGACAGCTGGCGCAGGCGATTGACAGCCTGTACGGCAGCCTGCCGCTGGCCGTGCGCGACCCCGAATACCAGGGCCTGTTAGCCGCGTTGCTGCAAAAAGACCGCCGCCACAAAGACGCGATCGAACATTTTTTCGCCGCGCTGCAGGCGCGTCCCGATTATGGCGTATGGTGGATGGGTTTAGGCATTTCCCTGCAAGCTGAAGGTTTGCTGGCGCAAGCCCGCGATGCCTATCTGAAAGCGCGCGGCAGCCAGGGCATGTCGCCGCAACTCCTGACCTTCATTGATCAGCGCCTGCTGCAGATAGTGCAAGCCACCGGCAAACCCCTGCCCGAGCACGGCGGGCAATAA
- a CDS encoding glutathione S-transferase, which produces MLQLHGFSVSNYYSKVKLALLEKGVAFEEVLVWPYGDAEVLQSSPLGKIPFLKTEHGALCESQVIADYIEAAYPQPPLMPADPFAAAKLRELITFMEWHLEIVARELIPATFFGAGTTDEVKERVKKTLQKNIAAFARLPKASPWLGGEQFTLADCAAAVHFPLISAICKIQFGEDLLAPLQLDDYLTRLAGRPHVQKVRADAQANMVQMMARIKAASGA; this is translated from the coding sequence ATGTTGCAATTACATGGTTTTTCCGTCAGTAACTACTACAGCAAAGTGAAGCTGGCCTTGCTGGAAAAAGGCGTAGCGTTTGAAGAAGTGCTGGTTTGGCCCTATGGCGATGCGGAAGTCTTGCAATCCTCGCCGCTGGGCAAGATTCCCTTCTTGAAGACGGAACATGGCGCACTGTGCGAATCGCAAGTCATCGCCGACTACATCGAAGCCGCTTACCCGCAACCTCCCTTAATGCCGGCTGATCCTTTTGCCGCCGCCAAGCTGCGCGAGCTGATCACCTTCATGGAATGGCATCTGGAAATTGTGGCGCGCGAATTGATTCCCGCCACCTTTTTCGGCGCCGGCACGACGGATGAAGTTAAAGAACGCGTCAAAAAGACGCTGCAAAAAAACATCGCCGCCTTCGCCCGTCTGCCCAAGGCCAGCCCCTGGCTGGGCGGCGAACAATTCACCCTGGCCGATTGCGCCGCTGCGGTGCATTTCCCGCTGATCAGCGCGATTTGCAAAATCCAGTTCGGTGAAGATTTGCTGGCCCCGCTGCAATTGGATGACTATCTGACGCGCCTGGCCGGGCGGCCGCATGTGCAGAAAGTGCGCGCCGATGCGCAGGCGAATATGGTGCAAATGATGGCCAGAATCAAGGCTGCATCAGGGGCTTGA
- a CDS encoding PEP-CTERM sorting domain-containing protein: MKRIALAVAALALCAQAQAAVLFQDNLDNLNNWTRKAGWSFAYTTNNELHFSSGNSAGDIFSNQTFTRGYFNFEYKGTAGFDTSGYFGISAGFPGNHYWYAGGSVTYSTPVRLINDGQFHRYSVYFDNAVLGGAPAHLMLEQFAGNTPDVAVFRRLSVTDTAPVPEAETWAMLGLGLGALAMLRRRRQA; this comes from the coding sequence ATGAAACGCATCGCCCTTGCCGTCGCCGCGCTGGCTCTGTGTGCGCAAGCACAAGCCGCCGTTCTGTTCCAGGACAATCTGGATAATCTGAATAACTGGACGCGCAAAGCAGGCTGGTCATTTGCCTACACCACGAATAATGAATTGCATTTTTCTTCCGGCAATTCGGCTGGCGATATTTTCTCCAACCAAACCTTCACCCGTGGTTATTTCAATTTTGAATACAAAGGCACGGCTGGTTTTGACACCAGCGGCTATTTCGGCATCAGCGCCGGTTTCCCCGGCAACCACTACTGGTATGCCGGTGGTTCTGTCACCTATTCGACTCCTGTGCGCCTGATCAATGACGGTCAATTCCACCGCTACAGCGTGTATTTTGACAATGCAGTGCTGGGCGGCGCGCCGGCGCATTTGATGCTGGAACAATTCGCCGGCAACACCCCGGACGTGGCGGTATTCCGCCGCCTCTCAGTGACAGACACCGCGCCGGTGCCGGAAGCCGAAACCTGGGCCATGCTGGGCCTGGGTCTGGGCGCGCTGGCCATGCTGCGCCGCCGTCGTCAGGCGTAA